A genomic stretch from Malus domestica chromosome 15, GDT2T_hap1 includes:
- the LOC103455842 gene encoding protein EARLY FLOWERING 3, producing MKRGNEEKVVGPMFPRLHVNDADKGGPRAPPRNKMALYEQLSIPSQRFNPGVLPLNSINQGSRSDGNLAFPLHGHPSTPTHQAVIFHGRQSDGANVNVPFGQTDLRRKIGYEDDFSVPVFVQSRMGLGHSKTQIGSEEKLTPISSPHSDHLVKVRNVGKKDPKQISSSTLNLRRELRSEREEDLINISGSSKGHSGKFAAKISTIQKIDGPVEANASPNQEDAECSVPRFNRLAESDACLQQESRTGSQPNVTGQGDGLVESSRDVEKGTLSQEKSVSCSGADPTSPNEPDNDSEYRGDRKCISPQTGHVDKSDDVSETSMVDSISGMDISPDDVVGIIGQKQFWKARKAIVNQQRLFAVQVFELHRLIKVQQLIAGSPHLLLEDTAFMGTSTLRGSPAKKLSSEYVVKPLLHIVKRKHEPEKPNNKMECSAENAVGKTSHNSVKNGSQTSNYGPYLGNPQPTLMASDNKASPWCFHQSPGHQFLIPVMSPSEGLVFKPYNGPGFMGGPVCGGCGPYGSTPMTGNFVKPSYGVPSHHLQGMGVLPVPPSLSGHTYFPPYGMSVMNPGMPSSAVEQMHWFAGPVSHGHTNQSSGGGANSNLQHQSSCNMPSQKNVTIPHAKRLQPSNDSGLQGSTANNTGDRAPMRTDQNPEGSDALQLFPMAAVIPDGVPQSSDTGQPTRAIKVVPHNPRTATASAARIFQSIQAERKQQVST from the exons ATGAAGAGAGGGAACGAGGAGAAGGTTGTGGGACCTATGTTCCCAAGGCTCCATGTGAATGATGCAGATAAAGGAGGGCCGAGAGCTCCTCCAAGGAACAAGATGGCCCTCTATGAGCAGCTGAGCATCCCATCTCAGAGGTTCAATCCTGGGGTGCTGCCtcttaattcaattaaccaG GGGAGTCGTTCGGATGGAAATTTGGCTTTTCCACTTCATGGGCATCCATCTACACCTACTCATCAGGCTGTGATTTTTCATGGTCGCCAGTCTGATGGAGCAAATGTAAACGTGCCGTTCGGACAAACCGACCTAAGAAGGAAGATCGGATATGAAGATGATTTTAGTGTTCCTGTATTTGTTCAATCAAGGATGGGTCTTGGTCACAGTAAAACTCAAATTGGTAGTGAGGAAAAACTTACTCCCATCAGCTCGCCTCATTCTGACCATTTAGTAAAAGTAAGAAACGTGGGGAAGAAGGATCCAAAACAAATAAGCTCCTCAACTCTGAATTTAAGACGAGAATTGAGAAGTGAGAGAGAAGAGGACCTAATAAATATAAGCGGTTCGAGTAAGGGCCATTCAGGAAAATTTGCGGCAAAAATATCAACCATACAAAAGATTGATGGGCCTGTAGAAGCGAATGCATCACCAAATCAAGAGGATGCAGAATGTTCTGTTCCGAGATTCAACAGGTTAGCTGAGAGTGATGCTTGCTTACAACAAGAGTCTAGAACTGGGTCGCAGCCAAACGTAACTGGACAAGGTGATGGTCTTGTTGAGTCTTCAAGGGATGTAGAGAAGGGAACTCTTTCCCAGGAAAAAAGTGTTTCTTGTTCTGGGGCGGATCCTACCAGTCCCAATGAGCCTGATAATGACAGTGAATACCGTGGAGACAGAAAGTGTATTTCACCTCAAACGGGACATGTAGACAAAAGTGATGATGTCTCAGAGACCTCCATGGTGGATTCTATATCCGGCATGGACATCTCTCCTGATGATGTTGTAGGAATAATAGGCCAGAAACAGTTCTGGAAGGCAAGAAAAGCAATTGTCAA TCAGCAAAGATTGTTTGCGGTTCAAGTATTTGAGTTGCATAGACTCATTAAG GTCCAACAACTGATTGCTGGATCTCCACATCTTTTGCTTGAAGATACTGCTTTTATGGGCACATCTACTTTAAGGGGATCCCCAGCAAAAAAACTCTCATCAGAGTATGTTGTAAAGCCACTACTACATATTGTAAAGCGCAAACACGAACCTGAGAAGCCAAACAACAAAATGGAATGTTCTGCGGAAAATGCAGTAGGGAAAACATCTCATAATTCTGTGAAGAATGGTAGTCAGACTTCAAATTATGGGCCATATTTAGGAAATCCACAGCCAACTCTTATGGCTTCTGATAATAAAGCCAGTCCTTGGTGTTTCCATCAGTCTCCAGGACATCAATTTTTAATTCCGGTAATGTCGCCTTCTGAAGGACTTGTGTTCAAGCCGTATAATGGACCAGGATTTATGGGAGGACCAGTTTGTGGAGGATGTGGACCCTATGGCTCAACTCCGATGACAGGCAACTTTGTTAAGCCATCCTACGGGGTTCCATCTCATCATCTTCAAGGAATGGGGGTTCTTCCTGTCCCTCCATCACTCAGTGGTCATACTTACTTTCCTCCATATGGCATGTCCGTTATGAATCCTGGCATGCCGAGCTCAGCAGTTGAACAAATGCATTGGTTTGCTGGACCCGTTTCACATGGTCACACCAATCAGTCATCTGGAGGGGGTGCAAACTCCAATTTGCAGCACCAAAGCTCATGCAACATGCCATCCCAGAAAAATGTCACCATTCCTCACGCCAAAAGGCTTCAGCCATCTAATGACAGTGGGTTACAAGGAAGTACAGCAAATAATACAGGCGACAGAGCACCAATGAGAACTGATCAAAATCCTGAAGGAAGCGATGCGCTCCAACTTTTCCCCATGGCTGCAGTGATTCCAGACGGAGTTCCCCAATCTAGCGACACAGGCCAGCCAACGCGAGCTATAAAAGTTGTGCCTCACAATCCAAGAACTGCAACTGCGTCGGCCGCTCGAATTTTCCAGTCCATACAAGCAGAGAGAAAACAGCAGGTTTCAACCTAG
- the LOC103455843 gene encoding uncharacterized protein isoform X1 yields the protein MASLPPPLESHLPLSPDPGEKPLNHETQLPMAPIHIVTHASQLPAEFLEPSAERPLIIGFDCEGVDLCRHGTLCIMQALYFQFGIKLNNVVDTQIAYSLIEEQEGQKRVLVDYISFVGLLADPRYCGISYLEKEEVRFLLRQDPNFWTYRPLSEQMVRAAADDVRFLLHIYYKMMEKLNQQSLWYLAIRGALYCRCFCISDNNFADWPCLPPIPDNLKVEGNAPEEEILSVLDVPPGKMGRVIGRRGASILAIKESCNAEIFMGGNKGPPHKVFIIGPVTQVRKAEAMVRGRMMDVQYY from the exons ATGGCCTCTTTACCTCCTCCCCTTGAGTCTCACCTTCCTCTCTCGCCTGACCCAG GTGAAAAACCCCTAAATCATGAAACCCAGTTGCCAATGGCTCCTATTCATATAGTTACTCATGCATCTCAGCTGCCTGCTGAGTTCTTGGAGCCATCAGCTGAAAGGCCATTGATCATTGGTTTCGATTGCGAGGGAGTTGACCTCTGTCGCCATGGAACTCTCTGTATTATGCAG GCCTTGTACTTTCAGTTTGGCATCAAGTTGAACAATGTTGTAGATACCCAG ATTGCCTATTCACTGATAGAGGAGCAAGAAGGACAGAAAAGAGTGCTAGTTGATTATATATCATTCGTTGGCCTCCTTGCTGATCCACGCTATTGTG GAATATCTTATCTTGAGAAGGAAGAAGTTCGTTTCCTCCTTAGGCAG GATCCCAACTTTTGGACATACAGACCTTTATCTGAACAGATGGTCCGTGCAGCTGCAGATGATGTCCGCTTTCTTCTGCATATCTATTACAAGATGATGGAGAAATTGAATCAACAGTCATTATGGTATCTTGCAATTCGTGGTGCGCTCTATTGCCGCTGTTTTTGCATCAGCGATAATAATTTTGCAGACTGGCCATGTCTACCCCCTATTCCAG ATAACCTAAAAGTGGAGGGTAATGCTCCGGAGGAAGAAATCCTTTCAGTCCTTGATGTTCCTCCGGGAAAGATGGGCCGTGTTATCGGGAGAAGAGGAGCTTCCATCTTGGCAATAAAAGAGTCTTGCAA TGCGGAAATTTTCATGGGAGGCAACAAGGGTCCGCCGCATAAG GTGTTTATCATAGGACCAGTGACGCAGGTGAGGAAAGCAGAAGCCATGGTAAGGGGGAGGATGATGGACGTGCAGTACTACtag
- the LOC103455843 gene encoding uncharacterized protein isoform X2 — protein sequence MELSVLCSLHSQMLYIFHDCKRDSEALYFQFGIKLNNVVDTQIAYSLIEEQEGQKRVLVDYISFVGLLADPRYCGISYLEKEEVRFLLRQDPNFWTYRPLSEQMVRAAADDVRFLLHIYYKMMEKLNQQSLWYLAIRGALYCRCFCISDNNFADWPCLPPIPDNLKVEGNAPEEEILSVLDVPPGKMGRVIGRRGASILAIKESCNAEIFMGGNKGPPHKVFIIGPVTQVRKAEAMVRGRMMDVQYY from the exons ATGGAACTCTCTGTATTATGCAG CTTGCATTCCCAAATGCTATATATCTTTCATGACTGCAAACGAGATAGTGAG GCCTTGTACTTTCAGTTTGGCATCAAGTTGAACAATGTTGTAGATACCCAG ATTGCCTATTCACTGATAGAGGAGCAAGAAGGACAGAAAAGAGTGCTAGTTGATTATATATCATTCGTTGGCCTCCTTGCTGATCCACGCTATTGTG GAATATCTTATCTTGAGAAGGAAGAAGTTCGTTTCCTCCTTAGGCAG GATCCCAACTTTTGGACATACAGACCTTTATCTGAACAGATGGTCCGTGCAGCTGCAGATGATGTCCGCTTTCTTCTGCATATCTATTACAAGATGATGGAGAAATTGAATCAACAGTCATTATGGTATCTTGCAATTCGTGGTGCGCTCTATTGCCGCTGTTTTTGCATCAGCGATAATAATTTTGCAGACTGGCCATGTCTACCCCCTATTCCAG ATAACCTAAAAGTGGAGGGTAATGCTCCGGAGGAAGAAATCCTTTCAGTCCTTGATGTTCCTCCGGGAAAGATGGGCCGTGTTATCGGGAGAAGAGGAGCTTCCATCTTGGCAATAAAAGAGTCTTGCAA TGCGGAAATTTTCATGGGAGGCAACAAGGGTCCGCCGCATAAG GTGTTTATCATAGGACCAGTGACGCAGGTGAGGAAAGCAGAAGCCATGGTAAGGGGGAGGATGATGGACGTGCAGTACTACtag
- the LOC103415403 gene encoding clathrin interactor EPSIN 1-like isoform X3: MDFMKVFDQTVREIKREVNLKVLKVPEMEQKVLDATDNEPWGPHGSALAEIAQATKKFSECQMVMNVLWTRLSETGKDWRHVYKALAVIEYLVSHGSERAVDDIIEHTFQISSLSSFEYVEPSGKDNGINVRKKVETIVALLNNKDKIQEVRNKAAANRDKYFGLSSTGITYKAGSATSSSYSNSSYQSSDRYGGVGGTGAGDSFRDSYKDRHEEDKTEKFSSGRSRRGVTSENRESSSKKGSTRSRKGQDDISSTVSKSSNKSNEADAYSSIHTQSASIPDDDDDDFDPRGTSTTKAAVGSSNQVDLFGQNLMDDFIDAPASVPEEKAGMNSSSADVDLFADADFVSAPPQAATGVSSQVRHSYVSKNGVDLFASQPTISPPASSTVDLFATPDPVIQPETKSTNAAPTNTNIVDPFATVPLNNFDGSDIMGAFASHSDSAASEPSQSSVNDGSHNNLGKQSLADSKTPPKKDFQVKSGIWADSLSRGLIDLNISAPKKVNLADVGIVGGLTDGTDEREKGPPTSYYMGRAMGSGTGLGKSGFPSSQGIGDDDLFSSLSGGNQQYQYGGFQK, translated from the exons ATGGATTTCATGAAGGTCTTCGATCAGACGGTCCGAGAAAT AAAGAGGGAGGTGAATCTGAAGGTTCTGAAGGTTCCGGAGATGGAACAAAAG GTGTTGGATGCCACGGATAATGAACCTTGGGGTCCTCATGGCTCTGCTTTGGCAGAGATTGCACAGGCCACTAAAAAATT TTCGGAATGTCAGATGGTAATGAATGTCTTATGGACAAGACTGAGTGAGACGGGAAAAGACTGGCGCCATGTTTATAAG GCATTGGCTGTTATAGAATATTTGGTGTCACATGGATCTGAACGTGCTGTTGACGACATTATAGAACATACTTTCCAAATCTCA TCACTCTCAAGCTTTGAATATGTTGAGCCAAGTGGGAAAGATAATGGTATAAATGTGAGGAAGAAGGTGGAAACTATAGTGGCCCTTCTGaataataaagataaaatacaAGAAGTTAGAAACAAAGCTGCTGCAAATCGTGACAA GTACTTTGGACTTTCATCTACTGGGATAACATATAAGGCAGGTTCAGCGACTTCATCCTCGTATAGTAATAGCAGCTATCAGAGTAGCGACCGATATGGAGGTGTAGGTGGTACAGGAGCTGGTGATAGTTTCAGGGATAGCTACAAAGACAGACATGAAGAAGACAAGACTGAGAAGTTCAGCTCTGGCAGATCACGCCGTGGAGTTACAAGTGAGAACCGAGAGAGCTCTTCAAAGAAGGGCTCAACACGAAGCAG GAAGGGTCAGGATGATATATCATCTACTGTGTCAAAGTCATCAAACAAATCAAACGAAGCTGATGCATACAGTTCAATTCATACTCAAAGCGCAAGTATtcctgatgatgatgatgatgattttgatccACGAGGGACTTCTACTACTA AGGCTGCTGTTGGAAGCTCAAACCAAGTGGATCTGTTTGGACAAAATTTGATGGATGACTTCATAGATGCTCCAGCATCTGTTCCTGAAGAAAAGGCTGGCATGAACAGCAGTTCAGCGGATGTTGATCTGTTTGCAGATGCAGATTTTGTGTCAGCACCACCCCAG GCAGCAACTGGAGTGAGTTCTCAGGTCAGGCATTCCTATGTTTCAAAG AATGGCGTTGATCTATTTGCTTCTCAACCAACCATTTCTCCACCAGCCTCTTCAACAGTTGATCTTTTTGCCACTCCTGATCCAGTTATCCAGCCAGAAACCAAGTCTACAAATGCTGCACCAACAAACACCAACATTGTTGATCCCTTTGCCACTGTTCCTCTTAACAATTTTGATGGATCTGATATAATGGGGGCGTTCGCCTCACATTCTGATTCAGCAGCTTCAGAACCTTCCCAAAGTTCTGTCAATGATGGCAGCCACAATAATTTGGGGAAACAATCTTTAGCAGATTCGAAGACTCCACCCAAGAAGGATTTCCAAGTGAAATCTGGCATTTGGGCCGATTCACTTAGCCGTGGACTGATTGATCTCAATATATCTGCTC CCAAGAAGGTGAATCTGGCGGATGTGGGGATTGTGGGTGGCTTAACTGATGGAACAGACGAAAGGGAGAAAGGGCCCCCAACTTCGTACTACATGGGAAGAGCAATGGGTTCGGGGACAGGTCTTGGGAAATCAGGGTTCCCATCTTCACAAGGAATAGGTGACGACGACCTCTTCTCAAGTCTCAGCGGCGGCAACCAGCAATACCAGTACGGTGGATTCCAAAagtaa
- the LOC103415403 gene encoding clathrin interactor EPSIN 1-like isoform X2 codes for MDFMKVFDQTVREIKREVNLKVLKVPEMEQKVLDATDNEPWGPHGSALAEIAQATKKFSECQMVMNVLWTRLSETGKDWRHVYKALAVIEYLVSHGSERAVDDIIEHTFQISSLSSFEYVEPSGKDNGINVRKKVETIVALLNNKDKIQEVRNKAAANRDKYFGLSSTGITYKAGSATSSSYSNSSYQSSDRYGGVGGTGAGDSFRDSYKDRHEEDKTEKFSSGRSRRGVTSENRESSSKKGSTRSRKGQDDISSTVSKSSNKSNEADAYSSIHTQSASIPDDDDDDFDPRGTSTTKAAVGSSNQVDLFGQNLMDDFIDAPASVPEEKAGMNSSSADVDLFADADFVSAPPQAATGVFADSTFVSAPPKAATGVSSQNGVDLFASQPTISPPASSTVDLFATPDPVIQPETKSTNAAPTNTNIVDPFATVPLNNFDGSDIMGAFASHSDSAASEPSQSSVNDGSHNNLGKQSLADSKTPPKKDFQVKSGIWADSLSRGLIDLNISAPKKVNLADVGIVGGLTDGTDEREKGPPTSYYMGRAMGSGTGLGKSGFPSSQGIGDDDLFSSLSGGNQQYQYGGFQK; via the exons ATGGATTTCATGAAGGTCTTCGATCAGACGGTCCGAGAAAT AAAGAGGGAGGTGAATCTGAAGGTTCTGAAGGTTCCGGAGATGGAACAAAAG GTGTTGGATGCCACGGATAATGAACCTTGGGGTCCTCATGGCTCTGCTTTGGCAGAGATTGCACAGGCCACTAAAAAATT TTCGGAATGTCAGATGGTAATGAATGTCTTATGGACAAGACTGAGTGAGACGGGAAAAGACTGGCGCCATGTTTATAAG GCATTGGCTGTTATAGAATATTTGGTGTCACATGGATCTGAACGTGCTGTTGACGACATTATAGAACATACTTTCCAAATCTCA TCACTCTCAAGCTTTGAATATGTTGAGCCAAGTGGGAAAGATAATGGTATAAATGTGAGGAAGAAGGTGGAAACTATAGTGGCCCTTCTGaataataaagataaaatacaAGAAGTTAGAAACAAAGCTGCTGCAAATCGTGACAA GTACTTTGGACTTTCATCTACTGGGATAACATATAAGGCAGGTTCAGCGACTTCATCCTCGTATAGTAATAGCAGCTATCAGAGTAGCGACCGATATGGAGGTGTAGGTGGTACAGGAGCTGGTGATAGTTTCAGGGATAGCTACAAAGACAGACATGAAGAAGACAAGACTGAGAAGTTCAGCTCTGGCAGATCACGCCGTGGAGTTACAAGTGAGAACCGAGAGAGCTCTTCAAAGAAGGGCTCAACACGAAGCAG GAAGGGTCAGGATGATATATCATCTACTGTGTCAAAGTCATCAAACAAATCAAACGAAGCTGATGCATACAGTTCAATTCATACTCAAAGCGCAAGTATtcctgatgatgatgatgatgattttgatccACGAGGGACTTCTACTACTA AGGCTGCTGTTGGAAGCTCAAACCAAGTGGATCTGTTTGGACAAAATTTGATGGATGACTTCATAGATGCTCCAGCATCTGTTCCTGAAGAAAAGGCTGGCATGAACAGCAGTTCAGCGGATGTTGATCTGTTTGCAGATGCAGATTTTGTGTCAGCACCACCCCAGGCAGCAACTGGAGTATTTGCAGACTCGACCTTTGTATCAGCACCACCCAAGGCAGCAACTGGAGTGAGTTCTCAG AATGGCGTTGATCTATTTGCTTCTCAACCAACCATTTCTCCACCAGCCTCTTCAACAGTTGATCTTTTTGCCACTCCTGATCCAGTTATCCAGCCAGAAACCAAGTCTACAAATGCTGCACCAACAAACACCAACATTGTTGATCCCTTTGCCACTGTTCCTCTTAACAATTTTGATGGATCTGATATAATGGGGGCGTTCGCCTCACATTCTGATTCAGCAGCTTCAGAACCTTCCCAAAGTTCTGTCAATGATGGCAGCCACAATAATTTGGGGAAACAATCTTTAGCAGATTCGAAGACTCCACCCAAGAAGGATTTCCAAGTGAAATCTGGCATTTGGGCCGATTCACTTAGCCGTGGACTGATTGATCTCAATATATCTGCTC CCAAGAAGGTGAATCTGGCGGATGTGGGGATTGTGGGTGGCTTAACTGATGGAACAGACGAAAGGGAGAAAGGGCCCCCAACTTCGTACTACATGGGAAGAGCAATGGGTTCGGGGACAGGTCTTGGGAAATCAGGGTTCCCATCTTCACAAGGAATAGGTGACGACGACCTCTTCTCAAGTCTCAGCGGCGGCAACCAGCAATACCAGTACGGTGGATTCCAAAagtaa
- the LOC103415403 gene encoding clathrin interactor EPSIN 1-like isoform X1, translating into MDFMKVFDQTVREIKREVNLKVLKVPEMEQKVLDATDNEPWGPHGSALAEIAQATKKFSECQMVMNVLWTRLSETGKDWRHVYKALAVIEYLVSHGSERAVDDIIEHTFQISSLSSFEYVEPSGKDNGINVRKKVETIVALLNNKDKIQEVRNKAAANRDKYFGLSSTGITYKAGSATSSSYSNSSYQSSDRYGGVGGTGAGDSFRDSYKDRHEEDKTEKFSSGRSRRGVTSENRESSSKKGSTRSRKGQDDISSTVSKSSNKSNEADAYSSIHTQSASIPDDDDDDFDPRGTSTTKAAVGSSNQVDLFGQNLMDDFIDAPASVPEEKAGMNSSSADVDLFADADFVSAPPQAATGVFADSTFVSAPPKAATGVSSQVRHSYVSKNGVDLFASQPTISPPASSTVDLFATPDPVIQPETKSTNAAPTNTNIVDPFATVPLNNFDGSDIMGAFASHSDSAASEPSQSSVNDGSHNNLGKQSLADSKTPPKKDFQVKSGIWADSLSRGLIDLNISAPKKVNLADVGIVGGLTDGTDEREKGPPTSYYMGRAMGSGTGLGKSGFPSSQGIGDDDLFSSLSGGNQQYQYGGFQK; encoded by the exons ATGGATTTCATGAAGGTCTTCGATCAGACGGTCCGAGAAAT AAAGAGGGAGGTGAATCTGAAGGTTCTGAAGGTTCCGGAGATGGAACAAAAG GTGTTGGATGCCACGGATAATGAACCTTGGGGTCCTCATGGCTCTGCTTTGGCAGAGATTGCACAGGCCACTAAAAAATT TTCGGAATGTCAGATGGTAATGAATGTCTTATGGACAAGACTGAGTGAGACGGGAAAAGACTGGCGCCATGTTTATAAG GCATTGGCTGTTATAGAATATTTGGTGTCACATGGATCTGAACGTGCTGTTGACGACATTATAGAACATACTTTCCAAATCTCA TCACTCTCAAGCTTTGAATATGTTGAGCCAAGTGGGAAAGATAATGGTATAAATGTGAGGAAGAAGGTGGAAACTATAGTGGCCCTTCTGaataataaagataaaatacaAGAAGTTAGAAACAAAGCTGCTGCAAATCGTGACAA GTACTTTGGACTTTCATCTACTGGGATAACATATAAGGCAGGTTCAGCGACTTCATCCTCGTATAGTAATAGCAGCTATCAGAGTAGCGACCGATATGGAGGTGTAGGTGGTACAGGAGCTGGTGATAGTTTCAGGGATAGCTACAAAGACAGACATGAAGAAGACAAGACTGAGAAGTTCAGCTCTGGCAGATCACGCCGTGGAGTTACAAGTGAGAACCGAGAGAGCTCTTCAAAGAAGGGCTCAACACGAAGCAG GAAGGGTCAGGATGATATATCATCTACTGTGTCAAAGTCATCAAACAAATCAAACGAAGCTGATGCATACAGTTCAATTCATACTCAAAGCGCAAGTATtcctgatgatgatgatgatgattttgatccACGAGGGACTTCTACTACTA AGGCTGCTGTTGGAAGCTCAAACCAAGTGGATCTGTTTGGACAAAATTTGATGGATGACTTCATAGATGCTCCAGCATCTGTTCCTGAAGAAAAGGCTGGCATGAACAGCAGTTCAGCGGATGTTGATCTGTTTGCAGATGCAGATTTTGTGTCAGCACCACCCCAGGCAGCAACTGGAGTATTTGCAGACTCGACCTTTGTATCAGCACCACCCAAGGCAGCAACTGGAGTGAGTTCTCAGGTCAGGCATTCCTATGTTTCAAAG AATGGCGTTGATCTATTTGCTTCTCAACCAACCATTTCTCCACCAGCCTCTTCAACAGTTGATCTTTTTGCCACTCCTGATCCAGTTATCCAGCCAGAAACCAAGTCTACAAATGCTGCACCAACAAACACCAACATTGTTGATCCCTTTGCCACTGTTCCTCTTAACAATTTTGATGGATCTGATATAATGGGGGCGTTCGCCTCACATTCTGATTCAGCAGCTTCAGAACCTTCCCAAAGTTCTGTCAATGATGGCAGCCACAATAATTTGGGGAAACAATCTTTAGCAGATTCGAAGACTCCACCCAAGAAGGATTTCCAAGTGAAATCTGGCATTTGGGCCGATTCACTTAGCCGTGGACTGATTGATCTCAATATATCTGCTC CCAAGAAGGTGAATCTGGCGGATGTGGGGATTGTGGGTGGCTTAACTGATGGAACAGACGAAAGGGAGAAAGGGCCCCCAACTTCGTACTACATGGGAAGAGCAATGGGTTCGGGGACAGGTCTTGGGAAATCAGGGTTCCCATCTTCACAAGGAATAGGTGACGACGACCTCTTCTCAAGTCTCAGCGGCGGCAACCAGCAATACCAGTACGGTGGATTCCAAAagtaa
- the LOC103415403 gene encoding clathrin interactor EPSIN 1-like isoform X4: MDFMKVFDQTVREIKREVNLKVLKVPEMEQKVLDATDNEPWGPHGSALAEIAQATKKFSECQMVMNVLWTRLSETGKDWRHVYKALAVIEYLVSHGSERAVDDIIEHTFQISSLSSFEYVEPSGKDNGINVRKKVETIVALLNNKDKIQEVRNKAAANRDKYFGLSSTGITYKAGSATSSSYSNSSYQSSDRYGGVGGTGAGDSFRDSYKDRHEEDKTEKFSSGRSRRGVTSENRESSSKKGSTRSRKGQDDISSTVSKSSNKSNEADAYSSIHTQSASIPDDDDDDFDPRGTSTTKAAVGSSNQVDLFGQNLMDDFIDAPASVPEEKAGMNSSSADVDLFADADFVSAPPQAATGVSSQNGVDLFASQPTISPPASSTVDLFATPDPVIQPETKSTNAAPTNTNIVDPFATVPLNNFDGSDIMGAFASHSDSAASEPSQSSVNDGSHNNLGKQSLADSKTPPKKDFQVKSGIWADSLSRGLIDLNISAPKKVNLADVGIVGGLTDGTDEREKGPPTSYYMGRAMGSGTGLGKSGFPSSQGIGDDDLFSSLSGGNQQYQYGGFQK, encoded by the exons ATGGATTTCATGAAGGTCTTCGATCAGACGGTCCGAGAAAT AAAGAGGGAGGTGAATCTGAAGGTTCTGAAGGTTCCGGAGATGGAACAAAAG GTGTTGGATGCCACGGATAATGAACCTTGGGGTCCTCATGGCTCTGCTTTGGCAGAGATTGCACAGGCCACTAAAAAATT TTCGGAATGTCAGATGGTAATGAATGTCTTATGGACAAGACTGAGTGAGACGGGAAAAGACTGGCGCCATGTTTATAAG GCATTGGCTGTTATAGAATATTTGGTGTCACATGGATCTGAACGTGCTGTTGACGACATTATAGAACATACTTTCCAAATCTCA TCACTCTCAAGCTTTGAATATGTTGAGCCAAGTGGGAAAGATAATGGTATAAATGTGAGGAAGAAGGTGGAAACTATAGTGGCCCTTCTGaataataaagataaaatacaAGAAGTTAGAAACAAAGCTGCTGCAAATCGTGACAA GTACTTTGGACTTTCATCTACTGGGATAACATATAAGGCAGGTTCAGCGACTTCATCCTCGTATAGTAATAGCAGCTATCAGAGTAGCGACCGATATGGAGGTGTAGGTGGTACAGGAGCTGGTGATAGTTTCAGGGATAGCTACAAAGACAGACATGAAGAAGACAAGACTGAGAAGTTCAGCTCTGGCAGATCACGCCGTGGAGTTACAAGTGAGAACCGAGAGAGCTCTTCAAAGAAGGGCTCAACACGAAGCAG GAAGGGTCAGGATGATATATCATCTACTGTGTCAAAGTCATCAAACAAATCAAACGAAGCTGATGCATACAGTTCAATTCATACTCAAAGCGCAAGTATtcctgatgatgatgatgatgattttgatccACGAGGGACTTCTACTACTA AGGCTGCTGTTGGAAGCTCAAACCAAGTGGATCTGTTTGGACAAAATTTGATGGATGACTTCATAGATGCTCCAGCATCTGTTCCTGAAGAAAAGGCTGGCATGAACAGCAGTTCAGCGGATGTTGATCTGTTTGCAGATGCAGATTTTGTGTCAGCACCACCCCAG GCAGCAACTGGAGTGAGTTCTCAG AATGGCGTTGATCTATTTGCTTCTCAACCAACCATTTCTCCACCAGCCTCTTCAACAGTTGATCTTTTTGCCACTCCTGATCCAGTTATCCAGCCAGAAACCAAGTCTACAAATGCTGCACCAACAAACACCAACATTGTTGATCCCTTTGCCACTGTTCCTCTTAACAATTTTGATGGATCTGATATAATGGGGGCGTTCGCCTCACATTCTGATTCAGCAGCTTCAGAACCTTCCCAAAGTTCTGTCAATGATGGCAGCCACAATAATTTGGGGAAACAATCTTTAGCAGATTCGAAGACTCCACCCAAGAAGGATTTCCAAGTGAAATCTGGCATTTGGGCCGATTCACTTAGCCGTGGACTGATTGATCTCAATATATCTGCTC CCAAGAAGGTGAATCTGGCGGATGTGGGGATTGTGGGTGGCTTAACTGATGGAACAGACGAAAGGGAGAAAGGGCCCCCAACTTCGTACTACATGGGAAGAGCAATGGGTTCGGGGACAGGTCTTGGGAAATCAGGGTTCCCATCTTCACAAGGAATAGGTGACGACGACCTCTTCTCAAGTCTCAGCGGCGGCAACCAGCAATACCAGTACGGTGGATTCCAAAagtaa